One Brassica napus cultivar Da-Ae chromosome C2, Da-Ae, whole genome shotgun sequence DNA window includes the following coding sequences:
- the LOC106381780 gene encoding rac-like GTP-binding protein ARAC2, producing the protein MSTARFIKCVTVGDGAVGKTCMLISYTSNTFPTDYVPTVFDNFSANVVVDGSTVNLGLWDTAGQEDYNRLRPLSYRGADVFLLAFSLISKASYENIYKKWLPELKHYAPSIPIVLVGTKLDLRDDKQFLKDHPGAASITTAQGEELRKMVGAIKYLECSSKTQQNVKAVFDTAIRVALRPPKAKKKIKPLRTKRSRTCFFF; encoded by the exons atgagcACAGCGAGATTCATCAAGTGTGTGACGGTCGGAGATGGAGCTGTGGGGAAGACTTGTATGCTGATTTCATATACCAGCAATACTTTTCCTACg GATTACGTTCCGACAGTTTTTGACAATTTCAGTGCGAATGTGGTGGTCGATGGAAGTACTGTCAACCTCGGCCTGTGGGATACTGCTG GGCAGGAAGATTATAACAGGCTTCGGCCTTTGAGTTACAGAGGAGCAGATGTGTTTTTATTGGCATTTTCCCTAATTAGCAAGGCCAGTTACGAGAACATTTACAAAAAG TGGCTTCCGGAGCTGAAACATTATGCGCCTAGCATCCCCATTGTACTCGTCGGAACCAAGTTAG ATTTGAGGGATGACAAACAGTTCTTGAAAGATCATCCAGGAGCAGCTTCAATAACAACTGCCCAG GGAGAGGAATTAAGAAAGATGGTTGGAGCCATCAAGTACTTAGAATGCAGCTCCAAAACCCAGCag AATGTGAAGGCAGTGTTTGATACAGCGATCCGGGTAGCGTTGAGGCCTCCAAAggcaaagaagaagataaagccATTGAGGACCAAAAGATCAAGAACATGCTTTTTCTTCTAA